A window of Cucurbita pepo subsp. pepo cultivar mu-cu-16 chromosome LG06, ASM280686v2, whole genome shotgun sequence contains these coding sequences:
- the LOC111797189 gene encoding oligopeptide transporter 1-like: MTKGNDGNAIPEEDFESNFDKNGEENDSPIEEVRLTVPPTDDPLELALTFRTWVLGLTSCCLLAFVNQFFGFRQNQLYVSSVSAQILVLPLGKLMAATFPATPLRIPLTKWSFSMNPGPFTLKEHVLITIFANSGSNSVYALNIVTIVKAFYHRNLHPLAAMLLSQTTQMLGYGWAGLFRRFLVDSPYMWWPANLVQVSLFRALHEKDKRPRGGHTRLQFFFMVFISSFAYYVVPSYLFPSISCISFVCLIWRNSVTAQQIGSGLRGLGIGSFGIDWSTVAGFLGSPLATPGFAIVNILIGFVMVVYVLNPIVYWFNLYEAKRFPMISAHTFDFTGRTYNISRILNAKTFDIDQANYDGYSKLYVSAFFAFNYGLSFAILTATISHVALFHGKTIWQMWIRTASAAGDQLGDVHTRLMKKNYKQVPQWWFYVVLIIMMAFALYACEGFDKQLQLPWWGILLACGIALFFTLPIGIIQATTNVQPGLNVVTELIIGYIYPGRPLANVTFKTYGYISMSQALMFLSDFKLGHYMKIPPRSMFLVQLVGTVVASSVYFGTAWWLLTTVDHICDPALLPEGSPWTCPGDDVFYNASIIWGVVGPLRMFGKLGVYPEMNWFFLVGLLAPVPVWWLSRKFPDQEWIRLINMPIIFGGGLGIPPARAVNYLTWGAVGIFFNFYVYRKYKGWWARHNYILSAALDAGVAFMGVLIYFTLQSKDIIGPNWWGLDSTDRCPLATCPTAPGIVVKGCPVH; the protein is encoded by the exons atgacAAAAGGAAACGATGGGAATGCGATCCCAGAGGAAGATTTTGAATCAAACTTCGACAAAAATG GGGAGGAGAATGATAGCCCAATTGAGGAAGTGAGGCTCACAGTGCCACCAACGGATGACCCATTAGAGCTAGCCTTGACATTCAGGACATGGGTTCTTGGGCTAACATCTTGCTGTCTTTTGGCTTTTGTGAACCAATTCTTTGGTTTTCGCCAGAATCAGCTGTATGTTTCTTCAGTTTCTGCACagattcttgttcttcctctgGGAAAGTTGATGGCTGCAACATTTCCAGCTACCCCACTTCGAATTCCACTCACTAAGTGGTCATTTTCGATGAATCCAGGGCCGTTTACTCTCAAAGAACATGTTTTGATCACCATTTTCGCCAATTCTGGATCGAATAGTGTTTATGCTTTGAATATCGTCACGATTGTTAAGGCGTTTTACCATAGAAATCTTCATCCTCTTGCAGCCATGTTGCTGTCCCAAACGACTCAG ATGCTAGGCTATGGATGGGCTGGATTGTTCAGAAGATTCCTAGTTGACTCCCCTTACATGTGGTGGCCTGCAAATCTAGTTCAAGTCTCTCTATTCAG GGCATTACATGAAAAAGACAAGAGACCAAGAGGAGGACACACAAGGCTACAATTCTTCTTCATGGTTTTCATATCAAGTTTTGCTTACTACGTCGTCCCGAGCTACCTCTTCCCTTCAATATCATGCATctcatttgtttgtttgatatgGCGAAACTCCGTCACAGCCCAACAGATCGGTTCCGGTCTTCGTGGCCTTGGCATTGGCTCATTCGGGATCGACTGGTCGACCGTTGCTGGCTTCCTCGGAAGCCCTCTAGCCACACCCGGTTTCGCCATCGTCAACATCTTGATTGGTTTCGTCATGGTCGTTTATGTACTAAACCCCATTGTTTACTGGTTTAATCTTTATGAAGCTAAGCGATTCCCGATGATTTCAGCTCATACTTTCGACTTCACTGGAAGAACTTATAATATTTCTCGGATTCTTAATGCCAAAACGTTTGATATAGATCAAGCAAACTATGATGGCTATAGCAAACTCTATGTCAGTGCCTTCTTTGCTTTTAACTATGGGCTGAGTTTTGCCATTTTGACAGCAACTATCTCACATGTTGCTCTTTTTCATGGAAA AACAATCTGGCAGATGTGGATAAGGACAGCAAGTGCAGCTGGGGATCAGCTGGGAGATGTGCATACTAGACTGATGAAGAAGAATTACAAGCAAGTTCCTCAGTGGTGGTTCTATGTCGTGTTGATAATAATGATGGCGTTTGCGTTGTATGCTTGTGAAGGCTTTGATAAACAGCTCCAACTTCCTTGGTGGGGGATTTTATTAGCTTGTGGGATTGCTCTGTTCTTCACCTTACCCATTGGAATCATTCAAGCAACTACTAATGTG CAACCAGGGCTTAACGTGGTTACCGAGCTGATTATTGGGTATATTTATCCCGGGAGGCCGCTAGCTAACGTGACGTTCAAGACGTATGGATATATCAGTATGTCACAAGCTCTTATGTTTCTTAGTGACTTCAAATTAGGCCACTATATGAAGATTCCCCCGAGATCAATGTTCCTAGTTCAG TTAGTTGGAACAGTAGTTGCTTCAAGTGTCTACTTCGGCACGGCCTGGTGGCTTCTTACAACCGTCGACCACATCTGCGACCCAGCCTTGCTTCCCGAAGGAAGTCCATGGACATGCCCGGGTGACGACGTGTTCTACAACGCATCCATCATATGGGGAGTCGTCGGGCCACTCCGAATGTTCGGAAAGTTAGGCGTTTACCCCGAGATGAACTGGTTCTTCCTTGTTGGCTTACTTGCTCCTGTTCCTGTCTGGTGGCTATCCCGCAAGTTTCCCGACCAAGAGTGGATTAGGCTTATAAACATGCCCATCATCTTTGGAGGTGGCTTGGGCATTCCACCAGCTAGAGCAGTGAACTACCTGACATGGGGGGCTGTCGGGATTTTCTTTAACTTCTATGTCTACAGGAAGTACAAGGGATGGTGGGCTAGGCATAACTATATCTTGTCGGCTGCTTTGGATGCTGGGGTTGCTTTCATGGGGGTTCTTATATATTTTACCCTTCAATCGAAGGATATAATTGGTCCGAACTGGTGGGGGCTCGACAGCACGGACCGTTGTCCGTTGGCCACGTGTCCTACTGCGCCCGGGATCGTGGTTAAAGGCTGCCCTGTTCATTGA